The Bacteroidales bacterium genome segment GAAAACAATGATATTGAAATATCATCCGAAACAAACGAAAATAATGATCAAGCATCGGATGATAGTATTAATGATAATGAATCTGAAAAAAATTAATTAATAAATAAATTATAAACTTTAAAATTCGGAATATGAAAAAGATTTTTGTTATTTTAATTGCTGTCTTAATCCCAGTTACAGCAATTTTTGCTCAAAGAGTTGAGATACAAAATGCCTCAAACTATTCAAGAAACAATGATTTAACCCGTGCTATTGAAAGTGCTGAAAAAGCTACTAAAGATCCCGAAACATCAAAAGATAGTAAAGCTTGGTATCTTAAAGGTACAATTTTGTTGAAACTTGATGATATGTATTCTATTTATAATGCAGCTAAAACAGGTTTGACACAAACGGAATATAATAAAGAATTAGCTCCTTTTAATGCTGAAGAACCAAATGCTCCTTTAAAACCAAATTCATCGAAGAAAATTAAGCTGGATGATGGTTCCAGAATAACACAAGCAACTTATCAATATGATGTTATTGTGAAATTTGATGCTAACGGTAAACTGTTTGAAGCAAGCGAACCAACAAACGGCAGATTTTTAAAAGAGTATAATAATGATCTACTGGATGTGGCTTTTGATGCTTTTCAAAAAGCGATTGAATATAATAATGACGAAGAAAGTGTTACAAACGCTAAAATAAATCTTAGTGTTATTTCACAACGTTATTTTAATCAAGCAGTTAATCAATATCAGAATAAAAATTACATGGATGCATCTTCAAATTTTGAAAAATCGTTCTTAATGAAGAAAAATTTCTTTAATCAGTTTGATTCGGTAAGCTATGAATATGCTAATAATGCAATTAAAATGTATATGCAGGAAAGTCTTGCAAATAATGATACTGCAACATATATGGCTACATGTGCAATGGGTGCTCAAAAATTTCCAGATGATGTTTTTTATGTTATTTCAGAAGCAAATATTTGGTTGGCCAAAAATGAACCGGAAAAAGTTATTCAATCTTTAGAAAAGGCGATGACAATGGTTACTGACAATGCAACTATTTTTTACGCAATAGGTGTTAATTACGGTGCACTTCATAATGTTGATAAATCTGTAGAAGCATATAAAAAGGCTATTGAAATTGATCCTAAATTTTTTGATGCATATTATAATTTAGCTGCGATTTATGTTAATACCGGTAATGAATTTTTGAAGGAAGCTAATAATTTACCGATTAGCGAAAATGAAAAATATGAGGAATTAAAAAAGAAATCCGAAGATTATTACCAATTAGCAATTCCTTATTTAGAAAAAGCTCATGAATTAGATAAAACTGATATTAATGTTTTAAATACTTTGAGAGAAATTTATGTAAAAATACAGAGACTTGATGATGCTAAAAAGATTAAAGAATTAATTGATGAATTAAAAGCTGCCGAATAATCTATTTTAAACTTTATTAGTGATAGAAAGAGGAGGATATATAAATTATGTTCTCCTTTTTAATTATTATATTATTTAACATAATATTAATTATAGGACAAATAAATATATAAAATTATATCAAAAAAATTTTAACTTTGCATTAAATTATACAAAATTATTTACTAACTAAATTTTTAAATCTAATGAAAAAAATCAAAACATTATTGGCATTAATAATGCTACTTGTTACAACAGGTCCGATCTGGGGACAAATAACGGTTTCAGCTCCATTAACCGTTAATGTAATTTCTCAAAGTGCAGACGAAGCGACTATTACCGTTGTCTGTGTATATTCTAATGGGCAACAAGATGCCGAATTGAGGACAATTCCAATTTATAGAAAAGTTCCCGGAAATTATCATGGTTCCGGTTCAACAGTATTTTCAATTGTTACTAATAGTACAAACTTTTATTTAACTAATATAATACTTGTTATAAGCACAGATGATGGTGAATATACGACACTGACATATAACAATTTTGTTTCAAATGTTTCTGTAGATTTCAGATCTAAAAATGGATTAAATTAAATCAGTTCGATTAACCACGATTTAATTTTTCAGACAAATAGTATTTTTAAAACAAGAAAGCCGGCTCATTACAAGACCGGCTTTTGTATTTAATGTGAACCCGGAGGGGTTCGAACCCCCAACCTGCTGATCCGTAGTCAGCCACTCTAATCCAATTGAGCTACGGGTCCAAAAAAGATTTGCAAAAATACAAAATAATTAGTAATTAACAATTAAATAATCAATTATTTTTTACTAAGAACTGTTGAATTAATCACATCCGGAAATTAATAAACCAAAATCCCGGAAATATTCCATGCGCTAAAACTTTGACCTTCTTTTCTTCCCTGCGGAATACATATACTTAACTTGTGTTTTCCCTTAGTAATTTGCGGATAAAAGATTTCTATAGGATTGGTTATGGTTCCGGGACACCAGCCGGAACGGCTGTAATCCGATGATGATAAACCATTGGAAAAATTTCCCGAACATGGATTTCTTTCTCTATAACTGGCACAATCATATCTCCATGGAATTATTGATATTTTTGAATTATCTAACTGAATTTCATTTGGTTTTTTGTTGAATTCATCACCGCCGCCCCAACCGCCGTGTCCGGTTGAGATATAACTTATAACAGCATCATTTATATCGTGTTCGAGTTTAAAATCAAGGTTTAAAGTGTCTGTATCAAAAAAGTCGGGATAATCTTGTCC includes the following:
- a CDS encoding tetratricopeptide repeat protein — its product is MKKIFVILIAVLIPVTAIFAQRVEIQNASNYSRNNDLTRAIESAEKATKDPETSKDSKAWYLKGTILLKLDDMYSIYNAAKTGLTQTEYNKELAPFNAEEPNAPLKPNSSKKIKLDDGSRITQATYQYDVIVKFDANGKLFEASEPTNGRFLKEYNNDLLDVAFDAFQKAIEYNNDEESVTNAKINLSVISQRYFNQAVNQYQNKNYMDASSNFEKSFLMKKNFFNQFDSVSYEYANNAIKMYMQESLANNDTATYMATCAMGAQKFPDDVFYVISEANIWLAKNEPEKVIQSLEKAMTMVTDNATIFYAIGVNYGALHNVDKSVEAYKKAIEIDPKFFDAYYNLAAIYVNTGNEFLKEANNLPISENEKYEELKKKSEDYYQLAIPYLEKAHELDKTDINVLNTLREIYVKIQRLDDAKKIKELIDELKAAE